The nucleotide sequence GACCTGCTTCAGCATGGTGGTGCCGGCCGTGGAGGCCGAGctgcgcgcccggcccggcctcgcctCCGTCCTGCTCTGCGGCATCGAGACCCAGGCCTGCATCCTGGTgcgcccgccggggggggggggctcggggggagggaggggacccaggtggccggggggggggctcggggggagggaggggacccaggcggccggggggggctcggggggagggaggggacccaggcacctgggggggggctcagggggagggaggggacccaggcggccggggggggctcggggggagggaggggacccaggcgtccagggggcccaggcatccggggggggctcggggagggaggggacctgggaggccgggggggggggctcggggggagggaggggacccaggcggccggggggggctcggggggagggaggggaaccaggcatccgggagggaccCACGGGGAGGGGGAGGACCCAGGtggctgggggggatttggggggagggaggggacccAGCGGCTGGGGGGGGACCCATGCCGGGGggggaggacccaggcgtccgggggggacctgtggggagggaggggacccaggcgtccgggggggatttggggggagggaggggacccaggcatccggggggacCCCACGGGGAGGAGGGTTGTTCCTGGGGCTGGGACTGCAGCTTCTGGGGGGCCCCCAGTGGGCACAACGccctatggggtgggggggggggcagatcacccggacgcctgggcccccggagGCAgcgtgggtgccccccccccccggcagagcACGGCGCTGGATCTGCTGGAGCGGGGCCTGGACGTGCACGTGGTGGTGGACGCCTGCTCGTCCCGCAGGTGggcacgggggcggggggggcacggggggggcggGGACCCCGGTGCcatggggggggcaccggggggtccCTGGGCCGCGGGGTGACGCGGAGCCGCAGCCAGGTCGAGCGGCTGGTGGCCCTGGGCCGCCTGCGCCAGAGCGGCGCCTTCCTGAGCACCAGCGAGAGCCTCGTCCTGCAGCTGCTGCGCGACGCCGCCCACCCCCGCTTCCGCCAGGTCGGCCACGCCCCCCGGAGCCACGCCCCCCGGGAGCCACGCCCCAATGAGCCACGCCCCCGGGAGCCACGCCCCCCGGGAGCCACGCCCCCAAGCCCTGCCTGTCCGCTCCCCCCTGCGACGCCCCCACCCGGCCCCCGACACCCTCGCAGTTGGCCCCGCCCACAGCCCCGCCCACTCTATAGCCCCGCCCACCGGGTCACCCAGCCCCGCCCACTAAGGCCCTGCCTTTAGCCCCGCCCACCAGGCAGGCACCCCTGTGGTCCCGCCCACCAGATAACCTGGCTCTGCCCACCGGGTTTCCACCCTCTAGCCCCGCCCACCCAGTAACCTGGACCCGCCCACTGGAGCGATTGGCCCCACCCACCATgtagctccccccccccccagccctggccacCAGGTAACTGCCCTCTAGCCCCGCCCACCAGCCAACCTGGCCCCGCCCACCAGGTAGCTGCCCCCAAAGCCCCGCCCTCTGGGCATCTTGGCCCCGCCCACCACATAGCCCCgcccctccagccctgcccgccACATAGCTGCCTCCCCTGGCAGCGCCAACCTGGCCCCGCCCACCACAGAGCCACCTCCTAGCCCCGCCCACCGGGCAACCTGGCCCCGCCCACCGGGTGCACCAGCCCCgcccaccagcaccccccctCTGGTGCtgcccccggggagccctgctGGGCGGgaagccccgcccctcgccccgccccctccctaaCCCCGCCCCTCGTGGCCCTGCCCCGTGCACACGTCATGGCGGGGGCGGGGTCTCGTTGCAGGTGCAGCAGCTGATCAAGGAGCCGGCGCCGGACAgcgggctgctggggctgcaggggctgctgggggggccgggggggccgggggggccctgacCGCCGCGGtcacgtgtgcacacgcgtgtgggtGTGTGCTGACACCGCCGCGGtcatgcgtgtgcacacgcgtgtgctgccGCCACTGGTGGAATAAACCCCACGGtcacgtgtgcacacgcgtgtgctggtgCTGCCGGGGGAGTGAACGCCGCCACGGTCACGCGTGTCGGGTCCTGGGGGGTCACGCGTGTCGGGTCCGGGGGGGGTCACGCGTGTCGGGTCCTGGGGGGGTCACGCGTGTCGGGTCCGGGGGGGGTCACGCGTGTCGGGTCCTGGGGGGGTCACGCGTGTCGGGTCCGGGGGGGGTCACGCGTGTCGGGTCCTGGGGGGGTCACGCGTGTCGGGTCCTGGGGGGTCACGCGTGTCGGGTCCTGGGGGGGTCACGCGTGTCGGGTCCGGGGGGGGTCACGCGTGTCGGGTCCTGGGGGGGTCACGCGTGTCGGGTCCGGGGGGGGTCACGCGTGTCGGGTCCTGGGGGGTCACGTGTGTCGGGTCCGGGGGGGGTCACGCGTgttgggtcctgggggggtcacGCGTGTCGGGTCCTGGGGGGGTCACGCGTGTCGGGTCCGGGGGGGGTCACGCGTGTCGGGTCCTGGGGGGTCACGCGTgttgggtcctgggggggtcacGCGTGTCGGGTCCGGGGGGGGTCACGCGTgttgggtcctgggggggtcacGCGTGTCGGGTCCTGGGGGGGTCATGCGTGTCAGGTCCTGGGGGGCTCACGCGTGTCGGGGTGTGACGTGCTGGGGGGGGCAATGATGCGTCCGGGAGGGgtttccccggggggggggcttcccccccgccccccccgcccccccgctcctcTGCtttggccccgcccccgccgcagaCGGACAGGCGCCGCGGCCAAtcggcgccgcccccgcgggcaccGGCCCTTTTCTTAATgaagccccggggggggggggggaggccccgcccccgcccgcccccatTGGCTGCGCTCGGCCAATGGGCGCCGCTCGCGCCCCCcccgctcgccccccccccccccccccgtaattACCCCGGCGGGCTCCGACCTGCCGCGCCGCCaccgcggctccgcgccgcccccgcggcaccGGGAACCGGACCCGGGACCTgcacccggcaccggcaccggcaccgggaaCCGGcaccgggggcagcggggccgcggcgccggctgccGGTTCGGCCCGGTTCGGCCCCGGTTCGGCCCCGGTTCGGCCCGGGTTCGGCTCGGGTTCGGCTCGGCCCGGGTCGGTTCGGCCCCGGCTCGGTTCGGCTCCTCGGCTCAGCCCGGTAAGCGGGCGCGTGGCCGGGGCTGGTTGCCATGGTGACGGGGGGACgagtgtgactgtgtgtgtgtgtgtgacaccGTGACAGTGTGTGTGACaccgcatgtgtgtgtgtgtgtgtgtgtgtgacatggCAGTGTGACACCGTGTGTGCGACACCGCGGGACAGCGAGTGTGACACcgtgtgtgactgtgtgtgagacaccgtgtgtgtgtgtgtgacatggGAGTGTGACATCGCCTGCGACACCATGACAGTGTGTGACACCAACACCGTGTGACAGCGAGTGTGACACTGTGTGTGACACCGTGTGTGAGACACCGTGTGACAGTGCGTGTGACACCATGACAGTGTGACACCATGTGTGACAGTGTGAGACACCGTGACAGCGAGTGTGACACCGTGTGTGTGACACCGTGTGTGTAATGAGTGTGACACGGGactgtgactgtgtgtgtgacaCCGTGTGTGACACTGTGACAACGAGAGTGACACCGTGCAGCTGTGTGTGACACTGGCggtgtgtgactgtgtgtgtgacaCTGTGGCAGCGATTGTGACAGCGGCGGTGCGTGTGTGACACCGCATGTGACAGCGGGTGTGCGAcacggggggcagcggcggggtcCCTGTGTGACACGGGCGGTGACACGGGCGCCACGCGTGTGCCTGATGGTGGcagtgcgtgtgcatgcgtgtgcatgcgtgtgacacgcgtgtgcaccAGCCGCCCGgggggcagagagcagcagctgccgctTGCAGACGCTTCTGCGTGTGCGCGTGTCCGTGCCCGGGTCGCACACGTGTGCGTGCGAGGTTGCTGGGAGCGTGTCTGCGCACATGCGTGTGCTCGGCTCGGCCGGGTGCTTGTGCAGGCGTGTGCGTGCGTGTCGCTGCCTGCACGCGTGTGCCTGCGGCTCGGGGCTGACAGCGCGCGTGCCGTGTGCGTGTGCCCGGcggcgtgtgcgtgtgcgtgtgctcGGTGTGTGCTCGGCGGTGCGTGTGCTTGGCGTGTGCTCGGCGGTGCGTGCGCCAGCTGAGCCCCGTGCGCGCCCCGAGGGCGCGTGTTGGTGTGTGCGGCCccatgcgtgtgcgtgtgtgtgtgcgtgtgcccgGCGGCGTGTGCCGTGTGCGTGTGCTCAGCGGCGTGTGCGTGTGCCCGGTGCGTGTGCGAGCGTGTGCGAGGGCGTGGGGGGGGGCTGGCGCTGGGGTCCCGTCAGGaaccgccggggggggggaaggagggagggagggaaggagggaggggggcaggcggaggagggggagggagggatggagggagggatggaggggatgaacagacggagggagggagggatggagggatgcagggacgGAGGGACGGGAGGGATGGGGTGGAGGGAGGCGGATGGAGGATggagagagggatggaggatggggatggagggatggatggaggaacGAAGGatgggaggatggagggaggctgatggagggatggagaggtgggggatggaggaagggatggagcatgggggatggagggatggagggatggatggaggaatGAAGTGTGGGAATGGAGGGAAAGgtgggggatggagggatgggaggatggagggaggattggggaaggaggaagggtgGAGAGATGGAGGAGGGGGTggatggaaggatggatggagggatggaggctgaatgggggatggagggatgcaggagggatggggggatggAGGAAGGCTGATGGAGGATGAGTGGGGGCTGGAGGATGGATGAGGGGATGGATGGGGatgaaggagggatggaggagggatgagggatggagggatgaggatggagagatggagatggagggatgggggggtcggagggcggcggggggaggggagcacggcgagcggggggggggcggttgcCGGGCGCCGTCGCCATGGTTACGGCACAGGCTGCCTGGCTGCTCCCGGGGAGCGGGGCATTGTGGGTAACCGGGCCTTGGCCAAGGCGCCGCAAGGCATTCTGGGTagctgctgccccgcggggcgCAAGGTATTGTGGGTAGCGCCCGGTCCCTGTTTGGGGCAGTTTTGCCCCGTTTCAGGGCCGAGGATGGGTATCGGGGCGGccacgcgtgtgcacacgcgtgtgcgggccccggcggggctgcgggtgtgcacacgcctgcacacgcctgcacacgcgtGTCGGGGCTCAGCGCGGCTCCTCCCTCCGCaggtcccggcccggccccagctgGGCCCCCCGCCGCCTTACTGGGACCCCACCACCTTACTGGGAGCCCCAGCTCCCAACTGGGACCCCCGTTCCCAGTCTCAGGGACCCCATCTCCTAACTGGGAGCCCCATTCCCAGCCCCAGGACCTTCCTCCCCTTACTGGGACCCCCATCCCCAGGTCCAGGACTCCTCATCTCCTAACTGGGACCCCCCTGCCCTAACTGGGACCCCCCCATCTCCTAACTGGGACCCCCATCCCCAGGTCCAGGACCTTCTCCCCTAACTGGGACCCCCATTCCCAGGTCTGGGACCCCCCTGCCCTAACTGGGAGCCCCCTGCCCTAACTGGAACCCCCATCTCCTAACTGGGACCCCCATTCCCTTACTGGGACCCCCCTCCCCAggtccaggaccccccccccgccctagCTGGGCCCCACATCCTGGTCCCAGTGCTGGTCCCAGTGCCGGTGCTGGTCCCAGTCGGGTGCTGGTCCCTGTCCCAGTCCGGGTCCCAGTGCCGGTGCTGGTCCCAGTGCCGGTGCTGGTCCCAGTGCTGGTGCTGGTCCCAGTGCTGGTCCCAGTGCCGGTGCTGGTCCCAGTCAGGTGCTGGTCCCTGTCCCAGTCCGGGTCCCAGTGCCGGTGCCGGTCCCGGTGCTGGTCCCAGTCGGGTGCTGGTCCCTGTCCCAGTCcgggtcccggtgccggtgcTGGTCCCGGTGCTGGTCCCAGTCGGGTGCTGGTCCCTGTCCCAGTCCGGGTCCcagtgccggtgccggtcctggtgcTGGTCCCAGTCGGGTGCCGGTCCCTGTCCCAGTGCGGGTCCCGGTGCTGGTGCCGGTCCCAGTCGGGTGCTGGTCCCTGTCCCAGTGCTGGTCCC is from Dromaius novaehollandiae isolate bDroNov1 chromosome 39, bDroNov1.hap1, whole genome shotgun sequence and encodes:
- the ISOC2 gene encoding isochorismatase domain-containing protein 2 isoform X3, with the translated sequence MAGARLGKVAPGSSILFLCDMQERFRPSVAFFPQIVAVAARMLQHGGAGRGGRAARPARPRLRPALRHRDPGLHPEHGAGSAGAGPGRARGGGRLLVPQVERLVALGRLRQSGAFLSTSESLVLQLLRDAAHPRFRQVQQLIKEPAPDSGLLGLQGLLGGPGGPGGP
- the ISOC2 gene encoding isochorismatase domain-containing protein 2 isoform X2 → MLQACRELGVPAVVTEQHPRALGPTVPELGAHDLPKHPKTCFSMVVPAVEAELRARPGLASVLLCGIETQACILSTALDLLERGLDVHVVVDACSSRSQVERLVALGRLRQSGAFLSTSESLVLQLLRDAAHPRFRQVQQLIKEPAPDSGLLGLQGLLGGPGGPGGP
- the ISOC2 gene encoding isochorismatase domain-containing protein 2 isoform X1, whose translation is MAGARLGKVAPGSSILFLCDMQERFRPSVAFFPQIVAVAARMLQACRELGVPAVVTEQHPRALGPTVPELGAHDLPKHPKTCFSMVVPAVEAELRARPGLASVLLCGIETQACILSTALDLLERGLDVHVVVDACSSRSQVERLVALGRLRQSGAFLSTSESLVLQLLRDAAHPRFRQVQQLIKEPAPDSGLLGLQGLLGGPGGPGGP